GGTCCCGGCGTCCGGGCCGCCGCCGAACGCGTCGGGGAAGCCGCCGCCCATCGCGACGTTCAGGATGATGAAGAAGCCGTGGTCGGTGGCGTTCTTCCAGGTCGTCGCGTCGACCTGGTTGGCGCGCACCGTGTGGAAGTTGGAGCCGTCGAGGTAGAAGCGGATCTCCTCGACGCTCGTCGAGCGGTCCCACTCCATCCGGTAGGTGTGGAAGCCGGCCTGGCAGGGGGTGCCCTGGCAGGTGGTCGAACTGCCGATGCCGCTGGTCTCGTTGCAGGGGCCGCCCGGCGAGGTGCCGCAGTGCATCGTGGCGAACACCGTGTTCATGCCCTGGGTGTTCTCCATGATGTCCAGCTCGCCGACCGCGGGCCAGTTCCAGTAGTCGCCGCGGTACGGGGCGCCCAGCATCCAGAACGCCGGCCAGTAGCCCTTGGCGGCGGCACCGGTGACGTTCGGCACCTGGATCCGGGACTCGACGCGGAGTGTGCCGCCGGCCGGGGGCTGGAAGTCGGTGCGGTTGGTCTCGATCCGGCCGGAGGTCCAGTTGCCCGCGGCGTCGCGGCGGGGCGTGATCCGGAGGTTGCCGTTGCCGTCGAGCGAGACGTTGTCCGTGCTGTTCGTCATCGTCTCGATCTCGCCGGTGCCCCAGCCCGCGGGACCGCCCGGGTAGCCCCTGCCGGTCGCGTACTGCCAGTTGGACGTGTTGACGCCGCTGCCCGCGGGTCCGTTGAAGTCGTCCGCGAACACCTGCGTCCAGCCCGGCGGGGGCGGCGGCGCGGAGGCGGTCGCGGACGGGGTGGCGACCGCGGAGGCGGCCGCCGCGAGGCCGACCGTACTGACGACGGCGACGAGCGCCCGCCGCAGCGGACGGCGTCTGTGGGAGGTGCAGGTGCCGGTGGTGTCGCTCATGTGGGGATGCCTCTCGAATCGGAAACGGGAGGGTGAGAGCGCTCTCAAAGTGCCGCCAATGTGCTCCTCGCCGTGCGGCCCGTCAAGAGGTGAAGCCGGGAAAAGTGCGGGGGGTGGCTGTGCGTGCAGTGCTTGAACGGGTGCGGACCTGCCGGGGAGTTGCGGGCACGACAGAGGAGCGGGCCATGGGCGTGCCCTGGGGGCGGAGGTCTTCTGAGAGCGCTCTCAGAGTAGATGCGGTCCGACGTCCGACGGCCCGGGACGGTTGCCCGGCTGTCCTCCGACGCGCCGCACTGTTGAACCAGGGGTTCCGGGGCACTCGGGGTGGACGACAGAGCACCGGTCGAGGCAGCAGGAGGCATCCGTGGCCGTACGCCATCACCTCATCCGAGTCGGCCCGGGCGCCGTGTGGGACGTCCTCGCCGACGGCCACCGCTACGCGGAGTGGGTGGTGGGAACCTCCGAATCCCACC
This is a stretch of genomic DNA from Streptomyces hawaiiensis. It encodes these proteins:
- a CDS encoding glycoside hydrolase family 16 protein; amino-acid sequence: MSDTTGTCTSHRRRPLRRALVAVVSTVGLAAAASAVATPSATASAPPPPPGWTQVFADDFNGPAGSGVNTSNWQYATGRGYPGGPAGWGTGEIETMTNSTDNVSLDGNGNLRITPRRDAAGNWTSGRIETNRTDFQPPAGGTLRVESRIQVPNVTGAAAKGYWPAFWMLGAPYRGDYWNWPAVGELDIMENTQGMNTVFATMHCGTSPGGPCNETSGIGSSTTCQGTPCQAGFHTYRMEWDRSTSVEEIRFYLDGSNFHTVRANQVDATTWKNATDHGFFIILNVAMGGGFPDAFGGGPDAGTQPGHAMVVDYVQVLSSGGGTTPPPTGSRDAYGTIQAESYDGQSGVITETTSDSGGGRNVGALANGDWLHFKGVDFGSSAARQFSARVASGAADGVSGLVEVRLDSRGNAPVGSFAVGGTGGWQSWRTVPANISAVTGTHDVYLTFTSGQPADFVNVNWFAFGH